TtgaaaactatcgacggttttgttCGGTGCTGTTTCAGCATAGGATCTTCTTGTAAcgttatttttgaatattttttatgttCAATAGTCTAAAATCTTCTTGTTacgttatttgaatatttttaaatttgtaacCACAATACTCTACACAATCTTTATATATAGGACACCTTCGTATCAATGAAACCGCGATTTTTAAAAAGCTAATGTTTCATTCTTCAACCGTTGCTATTGACAATTACAGTACCAAAACAGAATATGCCTTTAAAATATCATCAGTCAGCGAAAGGAAATAATTTTGAATGCTGTTTTATTAAACAACTACTTATTCATTTCAAATGCCAAAATgttttacatgaaattacacattaACCCTTGTTTTCTTGCACATTTATACATATATGGGATCAAAATATtaaataagaagaaagaagaaaaagaaagaaagggacGTGATgctatgaatttcatttatacatacaatttccttttgactaattaagaaaacaaaaaatataatttcaatatggaCATCTACATCATCCTCTAGAAAGATTCTCTGGTTCCCTTCCCAGAAAGAAATATGCCCCAAATTAAGTTGAACAAGCTTTTGGCCAGGCTAGCCCTCACTTATCTTACCTTCTCCCCTTCAAAACTGTCTCTTTCTTTCTCCTTCTACCCACTCATGAATGTCTTCAAATCATGCAAAGCCACCATGCATCTTCAACTTGGTCAAGCTCCGCATCCAACCTGTGGCGCACTGCCACCGTCATCTTTTCTGCAAGACAGGGATCGAGCCATACCCGTCCGATGAAAATCGCAAACTGTCCGATCGAACGGTCATTTTCCTGGCTGTTCATGGTATAGATATATGATACAGATTGATAGAAAGATGATTGTactctttcttttttcctttttttcttttttgcttctATCTGTTTCTTCCTTTTCTACCAAAGACTGTACTGTACAATGCTTTCAAGCCTTCTAGTGTTCTGTTTTATTACAAAAATCCTTATTTAAGGAAGGTGTTAGTACTTAGTACCACGCACGCAATAAAGCCACCGAGTGTTTTTCAGAAATGCTCCTTGTGGAACTCGAACTTGGTAGAGCCACCATTATGATTGAACTCATAGCACAGTTTGCTTAGTTCTTTAGCCAAGACTGGTGCACCGCAGTAGAAAACTCCTGCACCAATATTAAAAGAACATAGAACAACAATATCaggtaaagaaaaagaaaaggcaaCAGCTCCAAAGCTTTATGAGTTCCCGAGGCTGAGAAGGAATCACTGACCTATCCTTGCATTAGTATGCTTGGAACATAATTTAGAAAAAACCTTCTTCCAGTTAGGCCTAGCGAAATGAGTCCGCACCTGATAATTGGAATCAGGAATTGTTAGTTGGAACACATGTAGCCACTATAGGTATCTCTGTCTTGGGATATATAGATCATAAAGTTCAAAAAATGATTTGGTTGCAAGGGCTATGGAAAAAGGTTATGACATGAATCAGAAATTTAGAAGACTTGAAACAGAACAAGAAGAACTATGTTACTGCCAGCGTATGGCAAGAAAATGGAAAGAAGAGTAGTAGGATCTTACCCGAGTGCCGGAAACAATGTCAACCCCGTTCTTAGCATGGTTGAGTGCTTGGACCATGGTAATGAGAGCCGATCGTGCATCCCCTTCTTCGTATACACTGGTCAAGTAATTATGCATCTCGATCACAACCTAGAATTCAAGGCGACAAGTTAGCAATTGAAAAACACATGGACATTTAACCAGAAAATCTAATGGTTTTAGTACTGTTGATTACCCTCTGATCAAGCTCGGCCACTTCATTCATGACCCCTTTGAACCAATCAAATGAGCCTTGTTCTCTAGTCACCCAGTAGAAATAAGCATTGGTTGTCTTCAGAATTTTCCTCTGTTTTGGGGATGCCCTGTTGACTGAGGGCGAATCAGTAGTCCCAGATTTCAGGTCTGAAGCTTGATTGAAATCTGAGGTTGCGTCCTGAGAATAGAAAACTTCTCAGATAACTGTTGAAGTGGCAAACTCACTTAAGTCTCATCTTTGATTCGTAGATGTTAAAGTAACCATGATATATAAAGACAGAATCAGAGTAATGGCTGACATGCATAGGGATTTAGATAGTTTGCATCAAGAAGATAAAGGATTCAAGCAGACACAATCAGAGTAAAGTTAACATACTGCCTGCTCCTCCATTTTGACAATGTTGTTGAGCAGATCCTTCAGAATGCTAATGAAAGGAGTTGCTCCGATTCCAAGACCAACAAGTAACAAAACATCATATTTCCGATAGTCCTGGGCTGGAGCTCCATAAGGCCCATCTATTAAGAGTTTTGGCAGACTGAAATCCAGAGAAGAATATGAAGACTACAttaacatgaactaaaaattGCTGTTAAAAAGATGTCAAAGAGCTTGAGCAATCTAGGATTTGGTGGTTGTTGGACATTAAAATCAAATATGAGATATACCTTTTTTTGGTTGTTTCATCAGCTCTTAATAACCCACTCTTCCCAGCTACAGGTGGTTCACATGCCTCTGAGAATACCCTCTTTAGCTCTTGTGTCCAGTCACCTAGCTGCCGAATATGAATGCTAAGGTAGTCATTGCCAGGAGCTGATGTGATGGAAAATGGATGCCTGAGTCGCAGATATCAACATATTAGCAATAAGCGCGTAGAGAATAGCAAGCATTGGTGAATAGCTATGTCAACCTTGTCCAACTAAACTTAACCCAATAAAGATTCATGAAGCAAAATTTAATCCGCTTAAAGACTTGCTACATCAATCGCTTGACCTTTATTCACAGCCCAGATGCCAGTAGTCAGTGTAGCATAATATGTTCTCTTTTATCAATGATTCTACCAATTGATATGTTTCCACAAACAATTCGAATTCAATTCCTTCACCTAAGTCTCCTTATCTTTTTTGGAAATGCTCAGGTATATTTGCCAGTAGGGCCAAAATGAATAGCGTATGAACGACATTTGTATTTCACCAGTCGCTTGATAAAGATAAACACTCAAATTGAGAGGATTCAATCTGAATAATGGGTTGACCATTTTACCATGTAAGGTCCGAAAGGGAGGAAATTCAAGATATCTTCATATAATAAGAAGCAGTGGAAAAgacttttccaaaaatataaaatatagtgAAGACAAGGTATAGATAATGGTGATATACCATTCAAATGGGGAAACAGCAGGACACTGGACGAACATATACTGTCCACTCTTGTACCGAAACTGGGGAGGCTTGGACATTTGCAATGTGAGAACATTTCCCGGATAAATAGCAACCTAGAGAATTTTGCAATAGAAATATCTAAAATGTTAATTATCGTTCAAAAAATATTCTGAAAatgttaattaaataaaaaaagaaagcaGCAAATAAATGTGACCTAAATTTTGGCACCATATACATGGATGTCAAAAGGATGTATATCAACCTAGAATTAGGACAAGAACATGGATTTCTAATTTATTGTTCATTTCTAACTTAACATTTTGTGCTCACCTTCAGAAGACGGACAGTATAGAACCCAGATCGAAAGAATCTGAGAGTCCTTTCCCCTGCATACAGAACAACAGGGACTGCAAGAAACATCCATGTCTGCAATCCAAACTCTTTAACATCTTAGTTGACATTTTTAACAAACAGCAACATGTTGGatgtatataaaaaataaaggatGATTTGAAAATTTACCGTCTTGAGGTACCATCTGTGAACAAGATAGAGGAATGTGCCATGAATGATGAGCAAGACGTAGACAATCACAAAAAGATGGTGTGAATACCAGAAAGCATTGAAACCAGTGAGCCTATCGAAGGGCTTCGGCAGTTTAACAAGGCTCCGCCTGAACCACCTGGTTGCAAGTGTGAAAGCAACTGCCATGAAGATCACCATTAGAATGCCAGTTACACCCTCAGGCCCTCGAACCAGGTCAGCGTAAGTGGGTTTCTTTTTGCCAAAGTCGTCAGCCAAATACTTGCTATAGTATTTTTCAGATGCACTTTCAAGCCTTGGAAAGTCACAGGCAAGGTGGTTCCCAGCATGTAGAATGACACCAATTACAATGGCTGCAGCAATTGtctgaagagaaaaaaaaaacaagtgaaGGTAAAAAAAAATGAGTACCAACCGAACTGATAGCTAAAACAGAGCTCATAATCCAACCTTATAACAAAGTTACTGCCATTCCCAAACAGAATCCTAACATCATCCAGAATTTATTTGATTGTCATAATTTTGTACTTCTTTATACGAACGGTTGGCTCTATACTACTTGTTATCACCGGAGAAGTCCGTGGGTAGGTTTGATACatatgagtgagcaccaacttgatcgAAAAAtttaaacctattgggtcttggacctAACCAtttatataagcacccatcatccactcaatttttttaatgtgaaataaactcaaaaatggaattctcaacattAATGTTGAAGATTCTAGAAGCTTTTTTGACTTTCCAAGTTGGTATACTTCTGTATATAGATTGATTGTAAATATGTTTCCTAAATTAGAGACATGCTCTAATGGGTGAGAGATTTATAGTCCTAAACTTTAGCATTCCAATTATGTATAGTGGCTATTTATGCCCACGATATTGTAAAGCAAAGTACAAATGAATAATACCAAGTTTTGACTATTAACACCAATTTTTAAAGTACCCAAAATTAAGAAGAGGCACACAAAGTAACACAAAGTGCCAGTTAAGATGGCTAGGTTATGAAAGCCAAAAAGTGCATCCAGAATTCAACAGATCAAGCTGTCCTCTGTTATAAATAGCCAACCTTGTTTTAATGTGTCATGTTCCTGGCGATACTTAACTAACTAACCAAACTACATAGCTAATGAGTTCTAGAGGACACATGCCACATGCAGTGAGGGATCATCTATATTAAAATTAAGAAAACGACAGCGGTTTCAAAGAACAAGCTGATTCTAGCAAAGCAATCATTGCGAAGAATGGCACACCAACACCATTGAAGGTTCAAATGGACAAATGGCAGTTCATACTATTAAGGCACCTGCAGCCATTTTACTAATAAACAGGGTAAGAAAGCCAAATACTGTACCACAAAGCTACCTGCTCCATGCAGTTGACAAAATTTTAGTTACAGAGATAAAATTCGCTGGATGCTTTAGCAAATGAAAACAGCTTTAGTCTAAGCCATGTGGAGTAACAGAATTGGACCCATTGGATATTTTTTCCTTCTATGAGTACATAATAATATTTCGATCCACTTGAAATGGCATTTTCATCACCATCTAAATGAAGTATTTACTGGAGACTAGCAGGTCCAGTACAAGAAGGGCGGTATTCAGTATCCCACATAAGGGTGGGCATGAAAAATCTAAATACCTAACCAAATTGAACCAAAAAAAATTAGTGAACCATTTTTTTGGGTTCGGTTTTTGTTTggagttttcaattttttcaattaatGGTTTAGATTTCAGTTAAATTGAATATAATGGTTTAATTCAGTTAATCAGATATCGGCCTAAAAACTAGCTAATAGAATTTTGATTAACCATTTAAAATAAGGGAATGGTTCGATTTACAGAACCATGCCCAGCCCTAGTCCCGCTTATTCAACTTAGCTGTTGTCTGCAGTAGTGCTTCCACCCGAGTCTATCCGGACGGCGGCTGGAATACACAGGCTGCCAGATATTAATTATTTCCAAGCACACAAATGCAGCATACAGAAAATTACCCTCAGAAAATGACTGGGAGAGAAGACAGCTGTGCTGCATGGGCACAATAAGCTACTATATAACCTTTTATAAAGATAAATACATGATTGTGAGTTAAAGGAATATCAACAAAGACGAATGAGGGCCATATCCAACATCCACCAGCACTAATATCAAAGCACTTTCAGTTGAGACATGCATGACACATGAAGCGACTTACTGGTGGGAATGTAAGTTTGATGACCATATATCTCCTTTTTTGTCGTCTTAAATAAAGCATTTGTtatctcttcttcttttctttcctttttttaatttttttttcttgttcccCATCATTCACCTTTATCTAGACCCTATCTTAGCCAAAAGAAAAAATATCCAAATTATTGGAGAATCACTATTCAATGGAGAATGTACATAAAGTCACAGCCACGTTTTGAGGACTTGTTTGTCAAGTTTAAGTCACGGTAACATCCCCGGCATGTAGGGGCGTCCATTAGCTAGTCAACTTAGCAACGGATGCAAGTAACTAGCCAGAGAGGGGAGGGGGTGCTACAATGCATGATTTTGACATATGATCTATGAtctactttttcttttcttctttttttgagtACATGATCACTTCTATTTATTAGAATTCTTGCAATTTTTTTGGTTGAAAAGAAGTAAAAAGGAAGAGGGAAAGAACTTTAAAGAAGATAAGATGAGAGAGGAGAAAAGAAACTTTAACCAAGAGAGAAGAGAAACATGAGaagtaaaaaaacaaaaaaaaagataaaagtcAATTATCATTCACACTAATAATTATCAAATTTTGGCTGTATTTAAAAATGTCATCTGCCTTCTTAAGAATTTTCAAGAACAATTTAGATGCCTCAGGAGCATGCACTTCCATCTAACAAAATGATGCGACATAAGTAATGCAAACCAACCCACAAGCTTATATGATGTGGTTTTATTTCAAAGGGGAGGCCTAAGGCAcctaaaattttcaaaagtttCTCTCGGTTTCAATTTGAGGTGAAAGATGATTCttttttctcacttttttccTCTTTACTTTTTGCCACTTTTTTTTTGGTATGGGAGAAGTGGAGGGATTCATTTTACTATTTTTCCTCTGGCCAAACAAATTGGTGCACCACCCCTTAGCCCACTCTACTCTTAGGAAGAATCAAACGTCGGCCTCCTATTTTTGGCCGGATAATGAACTGGCTAGGCAAGGTCCATGATCTACTTTTCAAGTGAACGATTCTGAGTAGAAACAACTACTTAATAGCTTAAAGTGTAGTTTTATTAAACAGTTAATGATTCCATACACATTTGCATGTGACTAGAAGCTCTTAATTAATTAAGGGGACAAGGTGACCAACCATGCTGACTTTTTATAACTAGTCTTGCACGCGAGGGGAAAAACACTATGGCCAGGGTCTTTAGTTTTGGCATTTCACAGCTTCGTACTGCTGTACCAGGTGAAGCCCTATGATGTGGGCGGTGTCACCATGGGTCCATAATATTAAGCATTGTCCATTCAAAAAATACTTAAATCACAGCTTCACACTACTATACCTATGTAACATGAAGGCATGTCATTATAGGGTGTGACACTAAAAAATTTCCTTCTAAGAGATATTTAAATCACagctttcattttttttcacTAATCATAGCTATCATTGCATGGAGGAAATGGTCATTTTAATGGCCAATTTATATATACCATAGGACACTGACCTACATATGTTTCAGAAAATATGCACGTAGATCCTCACAAAAAGATTAGCATCATTTTAATCtgaaaaaagaaaatatacaaacGCGTGAAACAAGAGAGGAAAGGTGGGAAAGGGTAGGGCCGCCTACCTTGTGAAAGTTGATGTTGTCATCAAAAGGTACAAAGTATCCCAGCTTGGTGGACCTGAGCCAAGTGATGGTGTTCCTGCAAACAGGCAATAGAATAAGGGCCATGTTGAACTTGAGGGTCTCCGCCGCGCCCTTAGCCGTGAGGAGGCAGTAGCCCATCACCTTGAACGCGCTCTTCTGCTTGTACTGCAGGAACTTCCAGGTGAACAGCCCTACCATAATCAGGACCCATAGGGAGAGCACCCAGATCCTCCTCCAGTTCTCCTGAAGGTAGTATAGCACATTCGTGCTTACCCTTCCTATTGGGCTTCTCTTTCTTAGGCCCTGTAGGTTCTGACTCAGGGCTTGGCTCGTGTAGCTCAGAGCTTGGCTGTAGTTCACATACGTGTCCTTCTGTAGCAGCAGTGTCTCTAGTTGCCACAGCTGCATCATCGTCATCAGGATGGGGCATCAATGTCAATAAAAATTGAATCAGACGGTGAAGTACCAGCatgaaaagaaataatcataattataataataacgAAAAGAAGACAAAAGAGTAGGATCATGCATGCCAACTCAGAGAGCAGCGCTGCACAGGACAATACTGCACCACGCGCATGAGTGCTAAGTCCGCGTAACTCACaggaaaaaaatatttgattttttatttttttggatttctTGGCAAGGTTCATATGATGAGAGTGCTAGGTTAATTACAAGGATACAATAGTGTTTAGAACATTAACCATCATATTCAGGCATGCTAGTTTGTGCCAGTTAATGTACTGTGTAGTCTCTCCTTTACCTTTCTTCCCCAGTTTTACTAGGTTAAAAAAAATACACGAAAGtagaaaatatatacacaatGGAAAGTATATATGAAAAGGGTAATAATAAAGCATATATACACGGAcagtatttattttttattcaaattttatctCATTATTATTAGAAATAGGAATTAAGGAAAGGTCTGGTCACATGATGGATTTATCAAACTCCAAAGCACCAgtgttgtgaaaaaaaaaaaaaaaacaccaaacaCTGGCCTACTATCTATAATGTGTATTCATCATGCCCGGGGAAGGTAGTGGTCGGTGTGGGTACTGCAAGTTGCAAATACTGTTTTACATTCTACGACAAAAATAGTATTGTGCAActtcataataatattttttaagtgaaaATGCTTTACAATAATCATATATTGAAAATGATGcaatgaatatgaaaaatataaaggCTAGCTTAGCTAGTTAGCCTTGCTATTGGTGTAGCACTTGTCCATCACAAATTGATTTCTAAATATAGCTATAAAATTCAACAGTAATGGTAGGAAAAGAACCcaacattttaaaaaaaagtagCAAGCCACAGAGCCCCTGGAACACAAAAAATAGAACTGATCGAAAGCAGTTGAACTACCACATTTGTTAATCAAATAAACAAGTATTTTATCAATATTAACAATTTGTTCTAGGAAAATTAATGTAATGGAAGTCCAGTGCAACGTCTTCATTTGATTATTTTTGTGTACAGTTAGGCAACGCGGCAGCCGAATTATATGAAAATCTAAGCATTTTTCGTGTAAGAAAAAAAAGCACGAAGAAAAAGTCCAACTCCTATACTAAACCtctgatgtatatatatatatatatatacatataaactagGCTTAAATACGGATCAGCTCGTATCCTGATTGGATCTAGAAAACCCACCTACAGCTGGGAGGAAATCGATTTGCAGAGGAAGTATTCTGGAAAATTTATTCAATTCCGTAATCTTAATTCTATATTCAGATTagaatatatatatcatcaaaaaaagAAAGTGAATGCCAACTAGCCATCACTATGTCGAGGATAGGGACAGTGTCAGTGATGTTGACCGTTGACCTCTTACGTGTTTTACACACAGAGGAGAAGAGTGGAGGATGACCTACCTCAATGTAGCCAAGCCTCTCCGGGTCCAATTCCTCCATGATCAGAGCTGCGTACTCCTCTGCCTGTTCCTTCAACCTCGATAACTTGTTCGCACTAGCACTCAACATGATAATCTACGCATAATACCCAAAAAAATTCGAAATTAAAATAGAATTTTATaattaatcaaaattaaaatcataaatcaACAAATTAAGCAAAaccattttatttaatttataatttgaGTCAGCAGAGAGTAATTAGTTCTAATTAAATGACGCAAACACCCCCACCAACCCCACTGAGAATGACACAACTTCAATCACTTTTGACAAAACCGATGCCGTTTTGGACAATTCGACATACCATCTGTCAACCCCCGAGAGATCCCACCCGGCGACTCTTTCTCTGTCCtatcattttttgaaattttgggaAACGTCAGAAAACTGAAGATTTCAATTTCATGCATTTGGGGTGGTTGGTGTTGGAATTTCTCAGGTTTAGGCTCACCAAACACCTGCCTACCGGCTAATATTCTAACCCAAACGACACCGTCTCGTAGAACATACAGACGCTTGCTTGTGCAAACATGCAAATTAGGAAAAGAGCATAATTTGTCAATTTGTTTTTACCAGCAGAGAGGGAAAGGGtcagcagagagagagagagagagagagagagagagagagatggggctGCGTCATGTTTATTAGTTTTTTATGTATAGATTGATTTAATAAATTATTGTGCTAATTAATTTTAATGAATTAACTAAGACCAGTAACGCGCAAAATGTCTggatttcaatatttttaaaagaaaaaagaacgactttaaatgaaatgaaaatggatttGATGACTTTGATCTTTGAACTTTGAACAGGAAGTACCTCTTTAACTTCTTCCTCGGTGATTCTACCGTCTTCGTTCTTGTCTACCCTGTAATGTTACAAAAGAGAACAGAGGTTGTTCGGTGAAATTACGAATTAAACCTCACTgattaaagaaattttaatattgaATATGATATTCCCAAGTTTTTGTCATTTGACTAAATATCCTATTACCGCAGCGTTGGACAAAATAACAATAACTTGGCATGTCCTTAACTACAACTTACCCAATAATTAATAGTTGCATTAGGTACGTTAATCAAAGGATGTATTttaaatacaaatgaaatcaaatgCTTTATCTGTCAAGATATTGAACTGAGATTAATCATGAATTCAAGCAAAATCCAATAATTAATTGACTGGaatcaattaatttaaaattGATATC
This window of the Malania oleifera isolate guangnan ecotype guangnan chromosome 6, ASM2987363v1, whole genome shotgun sequence genome carries:
- the LOC131157418 gene encoding respiratory burst oxidase homolog protein A-like encodes the protein MRGSAKHERRWASDTVPAGRALSRSSSPGTDQTSESGADQEFVEVTLDLQDDDTIVLRSVEPAAAIGFDPEAGLTSVETPASASASASASRSPTIRRSSSNRRLRQFSQELKAEAVAKARHFSHELKAELIRRFSWSHGHASRTLSSSSSAVQNVVVAGSSSGFDSAMAARALRRQRAQLDRTRSGAQKALRGLRFISKCKTNGADKWNEVQGNFDKLAKDGFLYRSDFAQCIGMRDSKEFALEMFDALSRRRRLKVDKISRDELYEYWSQITDQSFDSRLQIFFDMVDKNEDGRITEEEVKEIIMLSASANKLSRLKEQAEEYAALIMEELDPERLGYIELWQLETLLLQKDTYVNYSQALSYTSQALSQNLQGLRKRSPIGRVSTNVLYYLQENWRRIWVLSLWVLIMVGLFTWKFLQYKQKSAFKVMGYCLLTAKGAAETLKFNMALILLPVCRNTITWLRSTKLGYFVPFDDNINFHKTIAAAIVIGVILHAGNHLACDFPRLESASEKYYSKYLADDFGKKKPTYADLVRGPEGVTGILMVIFMAVAFTLATRWFRRSLVKLPKPFDRLTGFNAFWYSHHLFVIVYVLLIIHGTFLYLVHRWYLKTTWMFLAVPVVLYAGERTLRFFRSGFYTVRLLKVAIYPGNVLTLQMSKPPQFRYKSGQYMFVQCPAVSPFEWHPFSITSAPGNDYLSIHIRQLGDWTQELKRVFSEACEPPVAGKSGLLRADETTKKSLPKLLIDGPYGAPAQDYRKYDVLLLVGLGIGATPFISILKDLLNNIVKMEEQADATSDFNQASDLKSGTTDSPSVNRASPKQRKILKTTNAYFYWVTREQGSFDWFKGVMNEVAELDQRVVIEMHNYLTSVYEEGDARSALITMVQALNHAKNGVDIVSGTRVRTHFARPNWKKVFSKLCSKHTNARIGVFYCGAPVLAKELSKLCYEFNHNGGSTKFEFHKEHF